Proteins encoded together in one Psilocybe cubensis strain MGC-MH-2018 chromosome 8, whole genome shotgun sequence window:
- a CDS encoding Arginine--tRNA ligase, cytoplasmic, whose amino-acid sequence MPSLPSVPGTDPTKCVLDSFRIAIAQKLSNALPLTLEQAFSGVDYGKKGEDFTVALPRFRIPGKLEETAAKVIDSFQSDEWVEAVVLDKSFLHFRVNTKSMIREVLNQIDSLTRSSPTGEATYGTNDSGKGKKVIIEYSSPNIAKSFHVGHLRSTIIGAFLANLYKACGWEVISMNYLGDWGTQFGLIATGFEKYGSQAELEKDAIKHLFDIYVAINKDAESDPSVKAAAAQWFKRMEDGDEDALKNWRVWREMSVKKYEKEYERLNVKFDVYTGESKVGKESMDAALEKLETMGLISDSDGAKLVELEKWKLGKAVVRKKDGTSIYLTRDIGGAIERYEKYKFDKMIYVVSSQQDLHLAQFFKVLELMGFPWAKDLVHINYGLVQGMSTRKGTVVFLDQIIKEAGNVMHEQMMKNEEKYKAVEDPEETALEIGITGVKIQDMAAKRIGNYTFNWDRMKSFEGDTGPYLQYAHVRLASIARKNPTLTPLPPSSEIQTELLAQYAHARDIAFLLGTYPDVVKVAMKTQEPSGVVTFAFRLAHAISSAWDSVIVKGEEDLEKARAKLYLYECAREVLGAAMRLLSLRPLERM is encoded by the exons ATGCCCTCGCTACCTTCAGTTCCAGGAACGGATCCCACAAAATGTGTTTTGGACTCCTTCCGGATAGCTATTGCTCAGAAGCTTTCCAACGCACTACCATTGACGTTGGAACAAGCATTTTCTGGAGTTGACTACGGCAAGAAGGGTGAGGACTTTACCGTTGCGCTTCCTCGGTTCAGAATACCGGGAAAGCTCGAGGAAACAGCTGCGAAGGTGATAGACAGT TTCCAATCCGACGAATGGGTCGAGGCAGTCGTTCTTGACAAATCTTTCCTCCACTTTCGCGTAAACACGAAGAGCATGATCCGTGAAGTACTCAACCAGATCGACAGCCTCACTCGCAGCTCTCCAACTGGTGAGGCGACGTACGGAACGAACGATTCTggcaagggaaagaaagTTATCATCGAGTATTCGTCGCCCAACATCGCCAAGTCTTTCCACGTTGGTCATTTGCGCAGCACCATTATTGGCGCATTTCTTGCGAATCTATACAAGGCGTGTGGATGGGAGGTCATTTCGATGAATTACTTGGGAGATTGGGGAACTCAG TTTGGTCTGATCGCCACCGGTTTCGAAAAATATGGCTCCCAAGCCGAACTTGAGAAGGACGCCATCAAGCACCTCTTCGATATCTACGTCGCCATCAACAAGGATGCAGAATCCGACCCCTCCGTAAAAGCCGCCGCAGCCCAATGGTTCAAGCGCATGGAAGACGGCGACGAAGACGCACTCAAGAACTGGCGTGTGTGGCGGGAGATGAGCGTGAAAAAATACGAGAAGGAGTACGAACGGTTGAATGTCAAATTCGACGTGTATACCGGCGAGAGCAAGGTCGGCAAGGAGTCGATGGACGCTGCGTTGGAGAAGTTGGAGACGATGggtttgatttctgacaGCGATGGTGCAAAGTTGGTAGAGCTCGAAAAGTGGAAACTGGGCAAGGCTGTCGTTCGCAAGAAAG ACGGAACCTCGATTTACCTCACTCGTGATATTGGTGGGGCCATCGAGCGATACGAGAAATACAAATTCGACAAAATGATCTACGTTGTCTCATCTCAACAGGACCTCCATCTCGCTCAATTCTTCAAAGTCCTCGAATTGATGGGCTTCCCTTGGGCGAAAGACCTTGTCCATATCAACTACGGTCTGGTGCAGGGTATGTCCACGCGTAAAGGCACAGTCGTCTTCTTGGACCAGATCATCAAGGAGGCTGGAAATGTCATGCACGagcagatgatgaagaaCGAGGAGAAATACAAGGCTGTCGAAGACCCGGAAGAGACTGCATTAGAGATCGGTATTACGGGTGTTAAAATCCAGGACATGGCCGCTAAGAG GATCGGCAACTACACATTTAACTGGGACCGTATGAAGTCCTTCGAAGGCGACACTGGCCCATATCTCCAATACGCACACGTCCGCCTTGCATCCATCGCGCGCAAAAACCCCACCCTGACCCCGCTCCCACCCTCATCCGAAATCCAAACCGAGCTGCTCGCGCAATACGCACATGCGCGCGACATTGCCTTCCTCCTGGGCACTTACCCCGACGTCGTCAAGGTGGCGATGAAGACACAGGAGCCGAGCGGGGTGGTGACATTTGCGTTCCGCCTCGCACACGCGATTAGCAGCGCCTGGGACTCGGTGATCGTGAAGGGTGAAGAAGACCTGGAAAAGGCACGCGCGAAACTGTATCTGTACGAGTGTGCGCGTGAAGTCTTGGGTGCGGCCATGAGGTTGTTGAGTTTGAGGCCTTTAGAGAGGATGTAG